The proteins below are encoded in one region of Myxocyprinus asiaticus isolate MX2 ecotype Aquarium Trade chromosome 13, UBuf_Myxa_2, whole genome shotgun sequence:
- the LOC127449880 gene encoding von Willebrand factor A domain-containing protein 7-like, giving the protein MRGVRSILLLLSLLLGVQTFHILRKPKSKNHQEITRMAILRATANVCKTLDPGFKKPEELDTKTLAKACNHKNYESNFEMGVKMICFHNVMIDIKHVSSEKHHFDSEKFEGGKELIIKGIDDISNHVSNGKFDDARKALGGILHTLQDFYSHSNWIELGNDKPYTALISRKTQLSNLAGDKKTCVENPSDHSSGAKLLESIIKEKILTSGYFGKNKPKGKCSHGGALDFTTGRGKSWDGTNKDFNESNHGSLHDKASSVAIDATVELLEKIQRKIKNDKFLRLVGLHEEKPKGSLKTKLSPFSLESRYKDIQGQPS; this is encoded by the exons ATGAGGGGAGTGAGGAGCATACTTCTCCTGCTGAGTCTTCTACTTGGTGTTCAGACCTTTCATATTTTGAGAAAACCAAAATCCAAAAATCATCAAGAGATCACAAGAATGGCCATTCTACGAGCTACTGCAAATGTCTGCAAGACTTTGGATCCAGGGTTCAAAAAG CCAGAGGAGCTGGACACAAAGACACTGGCCAAGGCCTGCAATCACAAGAATTATGAAAGTAATTTTGAAATGGGTGTAAAAATGATCTGCTTTCACAATGTGATGATAGACATTAAGCATGTCAGCAGTGAGAAACACCATTTTGACAGTGAGAAATTTGAAGGTGGGAAAGAACTTATAATCAAAGGAATAGATGATATATCCAATCATGTTTCAAATGGGAAATTCGATGATGCAAGAAAGGCACTTGGGGGAATCCTGCATACTTTACAG GATTTCTACAGTCACAGTAACTGGATAGAGTTGGGAAATGACAAACCTTACACTGCCCTCATCAGTCGGAAGACACAACTGTCCAACCTTGCAG GTGACAAGAAAACATGTGTGGAGAATCCTTCAGATCATTCATCTGGGGCAAAACTTCTGGAAAGCATTATTAAGGAAAAGATTCTGACATCAGGATACTTTGGGAAAAATAAACCAAAAG GGAAGTGCAGTCATGGAGGAGCTTTAGATTTCACTACTGGCCGTGGGAAAAGCTGGGATGGCACAAATAAGGATTTCAATGAATCCAACCACGGTTCATTGCATGACAAAGCTTCAAGTGTCGCCATCGATGCCACCGTGGAACTGCTGGAGAAGATCCAGAGAAAAATTAAGAATGACAAATTCCTCAG ACTGGTGGGGCTTCACGAGGAAAAGCCAAAAGGATCATTGAAAACTAAATTGTCTCCCTTTTCCCTCGAATCAAGATATAAGGATATACAGGGGCAGCCAAGTTAA
- the LOC127449901 gene encoding von Willebrand factor A domain-containing protein 7-like isoform X2, whose protein sequence is MENLMMQERHLGKFCILYSHSNWIELKNTKPYSELIDPNKKLTNLAEKSEETCVELCRKGSCGAEFRKDLKVLTSGYFELLPVNKPKGKCSHGGISDSTTGLGKSWDGINKDYKESNNGHGVLHNTASNLATDATVQLLENIWKKTDNSKFLRLVGLHEEEPAGAWRTSLHFILLTSRYPDANKPDEMGTME, encoded by the exons atggAAAATTTGATGATGCAAGAGAGGCACTTGGGGAAATTCTGCATACTTTACAG TCACAGTAACTGGATTGAGCTGAAAAACACCAAACCTTACAGTGAGCTCATCGATCCAAATAAAAAACTAACCAACCTTGCAG AGAAAAGTGAAGAAACGTGTGTTGAACTTTGTCGTAAGGGCAGCTGTGGGGCAGAATTTCGGAAAGACCTAAAGGTTCTGACATCAGGATACTTTGAATTACTACCAGTAAATAAACCAAAAG GAAAGTGCAGTCATGGAGGAATTTCTGACTCTACAACTGGCCTTGGGAAAAGCTGGGATGGTATAAATAAGGATTACAAAGAATCCAACAATGGTCATGGTGTTCTTCATAACACAGCTTCAAATCTTGCTACTGATGCCACTGTGCAACTCCTGGAGAACATCTGGAAGAAAACTGACAATTCAAAGTTCCTCAG ACTGGTGGGGCTTCATGAAGAAGAACCAGCAGGAGCATGGAGAACTTCCTTGCATTTTATTTTGCTTACTTCAAGATATCCAGATGCAAACAAGCCAGATGAAATGGGGACAATGGAATAg
- the LOC127449901 gene encoding von Willebrand factor A domain-containing protein 7-like isoform X1: MICYHNVMVDVTHAFSAQHHFDNEKFNEGKKLITDGMDKTINDMKNGKFDDAREALGEILHTLQDFYSHSNWIELKNTKPYSELIDPNKKLTNLAEKSEETCVELCRKGSCGAEFRKDLKVLTSGYFELLPVNKPKGKCSHGGISDSTTGLGKSWDGINKDYKESNNGHGVLHNTASNLATDATVQLLENIWKKTDNSKFLRLVGLHEEEPAGAWRTSLHFILLTSRYPDANKPDEMGTME; this comes from the exons ATGATCTGCTATCACAATGTTATGGTAGACGTGACACATGCCTTCAGTGCGCAACACCATTTCGACAATGAGAAATTTAACGAGGGGAAAAAGCTCATAACTGATGGAATGGACAAAACcataaatgacatgaaaaatggAAAATTTGATGATGCAAGAGAGGCACTTGGGGAAATTCTGCATACTTTACAG GATTTCTACAGTCACAGTAACTGGATTGAGCTGAAAAACACCAAACCTTACAGTGAGCTCATCGATCCAAATAAAAAACTAACCAACCTTGCAG AGAAAAGTGAAGAAACGTGTGTTGAACTTTGTCGTAAGGGCAGCTGTGGGGCAGAATTTCGGAAAGACCTAAAGGTTCTGACATCAGGATACTTTGAATTACTACCAGTAAATAAACCAAAAG GAAAGTGCAGTCATGGAGGAATTTCTGACTCTACAACTGGCCTTGGGAAAAGCTGGGATGGTATAAATAAGGATTACAAAGAATCCAACAATGGTCATGGTGTTCTTCATAACACAGCTTCAAATCTTGCTACTGATGCCACTGTGCAACTCCTGGAGAACATCTGGAAGAAAACTGACAATTCAAAGTTCCTCAG ACTGGTGGGGCTTCATGAAGAAGAACCAGCAGGAGCATGGAGAACTTCCTTGCATTTTATTTTGCTTACTTCAAGATATCCAGATGCAAACAAGCCAGATGAAATGGGGACAATGGAATAg